From the Glandiceps talaboti chromosome 12, keGlaTala1.1, whole genome shotgun sequence genome, one window contains:
- the LOC144443148 gene encoding somatostatin receptor type 2-like, with product MANLTTANFTIDTGPNNSSEFLNGWRGLPPWFLHVFIPIINGVICFSGLIGNGIVIYLILRRPSMKTVPNMYILNLASADFLFLLDLIFLTIEYVIKDWIFGAVMCKIVIGIDGMNMFTGIFTLTAMTVDRYLAIVHAIWSKNHRTVLQARVVCILLWLISIAVTIPLWMYATLRSREGITSCNTRGPPWVEKLFALYSFAIGFMLPIIVISICYTRILVYLARNSKMSKPQSSKSKIGRVSLMILMAVLVFVICWLPFWTIRVYLLTEEPTSSSMALQIVYYLSQCLTYANSSLNPLVYAYFKRDFRRTKTDDVCRH from the coding sequence ATGGCAAATTTAACAACAGCTAATTTCACGATAGATACAGGACCGAATAATTCTTCCGAGTTCTTAAACGGGTGGCGAGGACTACCCCCGTGGTTCCTTCATGTTTTCATACCGATCATCAACGGAGTCATCTGCTTTTCCGGACTAATCGGTAATGGAATCGTTATTTATCTGATCCTCAGACGTCCAAGTATGAAAACTGTACCCAACATGTACATCTTAAATCTTGCCTCTGCCGATTTCCTTTTCTTGCTAGATCTCATCTTTCTCACCATAGAATATGTTATTAAGGATTGGATTTTTGGAGCTGTAATGTGTAAAATTGTCATTGGTATCGACGGTATGAACATGTTCACTGGTATATTCACCCTGACAGCCATGACTGTTGATCGCTATTTAGCAATCGTTCACGCAATATGGTCAAAAAATCACCGCACTGTTCTCCAAGCAAGAgttgtatgtatattattatggttgatatctATTGCTGTGACTATACCTCTCTGGATGTATGCCACGTTAAGATCAAGAGAAGGAATAACCAGCTGTAACACCCGAGGTCCTCCATGGGTTGAGAAATTGTTCGCACTGTATTCTTTTGCTATCGGCTTCATGTTACCAATTATCGTTATATCTATCTGCTATACACGAATATTGGTGTATCTTGCCCGGAATTCTAAAATGAGTAAACCGCAGAGCTCTAAATCGAAGATCGGCAGAGTTAGTCTGATGATTCTGATGGCTGTTTTAGTATTTGTGATCTGTTGGTTACCATTTTGGACAATACGAGTATACCTCTTGACTGAAGAGCCCACTAGTTCCTCCATGGCATTGCAGATTGTTTACTATCTATCACAGTGTCTGACGTATGCTAATAGCTCGCTCAACCCACTCGTCTACGCTTATTTTAAACGAGACTTCCGACGAACCAAAACGGACGATGTATGCCGTCATTGA